A segment of the Pan paniscus chromosome 9, NHGRI_mPanPan1-v2.0_pri, whole genome shotgun sequence genome:
CGCAGCTGCTCTGGGCCGTTGGTAGAACTGACAGGAAGAGGCGGGGCCCTTCCTGTGGCGCCTGCCGAGCTGTGGttggccccgccccaccccatgGGCCCTCTTTGTAAGCAACCTGCCTGGTGTTGGCCCTCCATTCCTCCTCCAGCTGGTGTCTGATGCCTGCTGTCAGAAGTTTCATGCGACCCACCCTGTGGACCTGGCCCAGAGGGCAGGCTTGGGGCAGGTCTCGGGAAGCAGGCTCCAGCCTCACATGGCTCTGATTTGGCCTTCCTGAGAACAGGAGCTCAGCTCTGGACAGGGGGTATCCTGGCCTGATGGGATCAGGCATTGGGGGTCAGCCTGGGGGAGTCGGTGTGTCAAGAAGCACAAAGTTTGGGTCCCAGGCCTGTGCCTTttgtccttgggcaagttgcttcacctctctgagcctgatgGTGTCCTCATCTGGGAGATGGGACTCATGAGTCCGACTGTGCAGGCCTGTCAGAGTCAGATGGGAGCACTGTGCCCACTGTGAAGCCTGGCCCCCATTCCTCAAAGGCCCTGCACTAAAGGCCAGGCAGTGAGGACTGAAATGATGGCCGCAGCTCTGACCCAGGTGCCCAGGCAGTGCCCCCGAAGGCATGAGAGGCCACCCAGCTCGATCCTGGTTACCCGTGTCAGACTGGAGGCCTGACGAGGGCCTCTGTCCCCTGGTAGTGCTCGGGGGCCGGGGGCCGGGGTCCAGGGTCCAGACCCCTTACTCCGGCATGAGGACACCCTATCTGGGGTCCCCTGAGAGCCCCTCCCACAGCCCACCTTACCTCTCCAGTTCCCTGTGGCTTACACCCGTTCCATGCCCCCTGCCCTGAGGCCCCAGCCCCAACCTCTTTCCAAGGGACCTGCCATTTGGTGGAGTAGCCCTGAGTTCCACTTGAGCCTCTGCCACAGACAGTGTGTCTGACCAGCTCCCTGAGCCCTAGTTTCCCCAACTGGACCCACCCTCCCTGCCTGTttctcaggctgctgtgcaaATCAGCCAGACACTGGAGTGGGGCAGGGTCCAGAGGAGTGGTGTGGCCTCAGAGCCCCCTGCTAACCTTTCCCCCATGCTGCAGCCTGACCTGGCCCTGGTGGCCACAGCATCCCAGGGCCCCCAGACTGAATCGTGTTGCACCTGCACAGCCCGCCCCGGTGGGGGGTATCGGCCTCACAGAGCAGGCGCAGGGCCCTGGGCTGCAGTGAGTGggggcccaggtgctaagccagGGCTCCCTGATGCCAGAGCCAACCCCGCTCCTCTGCCTCACCCTGGTGCCCATCGCCGTCCAGCTACCACCTGGGGAAACAGATTTCAGGAAGAGGGTAGAAACATAGGGGCCCCAACCCAGAATCCAGGAATCTTCAAGTTGGCAGCAGCCTTAGCAGCTGCCTGGCCCACCCCTTGCCTGGGGCCGAGACCACCTTTGCCACCTCCATAGCTAGTTCTGCCCAGGGAGCCCAACCCACACCATCCGCAATGATGGGAAGGCCTCTGAGAGAGGCATGGCTCTGTGACCTTACACTGTTGCCTTCAGGGTACCTGCTCTTCCGAGACTTCTGCCTGAACCACCTGGAGGAGGCCAGGCCCTTAGTGGAATTCTATGAGGAGGTGAGACCCAGAGGCCCAAGCCCTGCTCTGCctggagaaaggggaggaggTTGGGGCGGCTTTGTGGAACCCACAAGCTGCCTGGTGTGGGCATCCCCATTCCCTGCTGGGCTCTAGATGACCTGCAGGAATCCTGTCCTCCAGATCAAGAAGTACGAGAAGCTGGAGACGGAGGAGGAGCGTGTGGCCCGCAGCCGGGAGATCTTCGACTCATACATCATGAAGGAGCTGCTGGCCTGCTCGCATGTGAGTGTCCTCAGCTGGCCCTGTGTGCTGGCCCAGAGTCACCTGCAGattgggaggggaagagaggaccCTGCTGAGAATTCATGGCCACCTCTGTCTTCCCCAGCCCTTCTCGAAGAGTGCCACTGAGCATGTCCAAGGCCACCTGGGGAAGAAGCAGGTGCCTCCGGATCTCTTCCAGGTGTGTGCCTCCCGGTCCCTCCCCAGGCGAGGTCACCTTGGACAGCCCCTGGTCAACAAGCCTGGTCAGccaggggcggggcctgggcaGCCACGGTCTCTTGGGGCTCAGTCACCAACTTCCAGCTTCCTCCCTTAGCCATACATCGAAGAGATTTGTCAAAACCTCCGAGGGGACGTGTTCCAGAAATTCATCGAGAGGTGAGAGCAGGGAAGTgtgggagaggaagggggagggaggggccaCTCTCAGAAGGGGTATGGCTGGCGTGGAGGGCAGAAGCCAGCCTTCATTAGGCCCTGAGCAGGCAGGTGGCTGGCCCGTCAGCGGCCCCCTTGCAAGGACTCCTGAGAAGTCAGACAGGCTGCAGGTCATCTCCCACCCTGCCCTCCTCAGCACCAGGCAGCTCAAAGCCCATCCCAGGCAGTCTCCTAGCTCCAGGGAGCTAGGAGAGCTGCGCCACCTGTGCCTCTTTCTCTCCCGTGGGCTGTATAGCACCTTGCTGGCCCACCTGGACTGAGAAGCATCAGAGTCCTGGTAGGGGTGGGCCCAGTAGAGCACACGGCCCCCGTGACCCTCACAGCCAGAGTTGGCGTGGTGGGTGGGAATTGTAGGTAGATTTCAGCCAGCTTTAGGGAGCAGCTGTTTTAGGGTCACTGCTGCCCAGCCATGGAGTGAGCTCTGTGTCACTGGAGGTATGCAAGCAGGGACAGGAGACGTACTTGTCAAGGATATGGTAGCAGGAAGTCTGGGTTAGACTGGAAGACCTCCTTTCTGTGCGGATCTGATTCCAGCAGGAAGCCACGGCCAGGTGGCCGAGGGCCATGCTGGGCACCCAAGCAGCCCTGACTGGTGCTGTGGGCGGGCAGGCCCTCAACATATCCTTCCTGGAAGAGGACATTAACGCTCGTGATGTTTCCACACCTACCCTCACGGGACCCCAGGGAGTGGCAGCTGGGTGGGGAGGCTCACGACAGCATCATCCTTCCCACATTCTGAGTGGCCCCTGAGCCCTGATTCTTCTTTTCCAGTGATAAGTTCACACGGTTTTGCCAGTGGAAGAATGTGGAGCTCAACATCCACGTGAGTGGGCTTGGGTGGGGCATGGAAAGCCATGCACCCTGCTGCTCCTCTCCCGGGAGCTGGGCCTGTGGCttggctgggagggggaggtcaGGGGATGTCTGTCCTTTAGCCCCCAGGGCCGTGGCTATGGGGGTCAGGGCCGGGATCCCAGCATGGGGAGGCCGGAGCAGGTAAATATGTGGCAAGGATGGCCAGGACATGGGTATGGGGACCCTGGCATGGGGCCAGCCCCTGCTGCCCAGGTGCCTCTGCCccagggctgggcagaggcagcCTGTGGTGACCGCAGCTGTCGCTGCCCCTCAGCTGACCATGAATGACTTCAGCGTGCATCGCATCATTGGGCGCGGGGGCTTTGGCGAGGTCTATGGGTGCCGGAAGGCCGACACAGGCAAGATGTGAGCACCCTGCTCGGCGCGGTGGGATGCCTGGGGGAGCCGGGCTCCTGGGGGACCCTGACAGGCCGGGTTCCACACAGGGCCACCTGCTGCTCCATGCACTCCTGTCTTGCCGTGCTGTTACCCCCGCAGGCTCCTCTGGCCCCAGCCCTCCCTGTCTCTGATTTGTGTCACACGCTGGTCCTGGGTCTAGTCTTTCCCTCAAGCGCCCCCTGAGGCAGCCCTGGGCCCCTGCTCTGAGGGTGGGTGTTGACCGCCGACCTCTGCCCCGCAGGTACGCCATGAAGTGCCTGGACAAAAAGCGCATCAAGATGAAGCAGGGGGAGACCCTGGCCCTGAACGAGCGCATCATGCTCTCACTCGTCAGCACTGGGGTGAGCTGGGTGGGCCGGGCTGCCGCTGAGGCTCTGGAACCCTGGGCGCCCCTGCTAACTGCccgccccctcccttcctctcccctcctagGACTGCCCATTCATTGTCTGCATGTCATACGCGTTCCACACGCCAGACAAGCTCAGCTTCATCCTGGACCTCATGAACGGTGAGTGCTGGCCGGGCCCTagggtgggctgggcccaggcacgggaggctggggcaagacaCTGAGTGCTGCCTGTGGGACTGCCTCCCTCAGGTGGGGACCTGCACTACCACCTCTCCCAGCACGGGGTCTTCTCAGAGGCTGACATGCGCTTCTATGCGGCCGAGATCATCCTGGGCCTGGAGCACATGCACAACCGCTTCGTGGTCTACCGGGACCTGAAGGTGAGCGCCCCTGCTGTCCCCAGGCTGGACCTCCGTGGctgtcctctccttcctctcgACATCCTGGCCACCAGACCCAGAGGAGTGGGGCTCCTGGGACATGGCCGCCCCGTATCTTCCCATCTCCGCCCCTGCCCTTCCCACCAAGCCACTCTGGGTCCAGGTTGTAGCTGGGGACAGGAGAGAGGACCCCACCTTTGCCCTTTCTTTGGGTACCCATCGTCCTCTCCAGTGAAGCAGTGACCCAGCTGGCATCTTGCCTGGCTGGGCCCCATCCTGAGCTGCCCCAGGCAGCTCACTGGGCTTCCTTCACAGCCAGCCAACATCCTTCTGGACGAGCATGGCCACGTGCGGATCTCGGACCTGGGCCTGGCCTGTGACTTCTCCAAGAAGAAGCCCCATGCCAGCGTGTGAGTGCcccccaccctctccctccccaccccttgcCACTCCCGCTTATGGCCCCCTTGCTCCTACAGGGGCACCCACGGGTACATGGCTCCGGAGGTCCTGCAGAAGGGCGTGGCCTACGACAGCAGTGCCGACTGGTTCTCTCTGGGGTGCATGCTCTTCAAGTTGCTGCGGGGGTGAGTGGCCCGTCCCAGGTGGGCAGGTGGGTTGGGGCTAAGAGAAGTTCCTCCCCAATCCAGGTGGGATGCCAAAGGAGGGGAGCCCATAGCTGCCTTGGTGGTAGGGGTGGCACCGTCCCTGACTTTGGCCACAGCTCATCCATGCTGCCTGCCTCCCTTTCCCCGTTCCTGTCCTTTGACATTGGTTTTTGGCCTTTCTTGCCCAGGCACAGCCCCTTCCGGCAGCACAAGACCAAAGACAAGCATGAGATCGACCGCATGACGCTGACGATGGTGGGTGCAGGTCTCAGTGCAGGGCTGCAGGGGGCTGGGGGGAGCTCCTGTGGGTGCCAGGGCATGACTCTTGCTTCCCACCAGCCAGCAGAGATCTTGGCCACTGACCCCTACTCTGGCCTCTGAGATAGACCTCCTGCCCCATAGGCTCTTGCCCTCCCCGTGCTGTTGGAGCATGACTGCTGGGCGAGCTAGGATGCTGTGCCCCATCTGTCCCTCTGCGGGGGCCTGGACCCCTCTCTCCCCTGAGCTGGGATGGGGTCAAGGGCTCTTCCTAAGCCCCTGCTAATGTCCCACTCCTCTCTAAAGGCCGTGGAGCTGCCCGACTCCTTCTCCCCTGAACTACGCTCCCTGCTGGAGGGGTTGCTGCAGAGGGATGTCAACCGGAGATTGGGCTGCCTGGGCCGAGGGTGAGTAAGTACCCTGGCGCCTTGGGCATGCTGCTGGCTGTGCCCCCGTGAGGACAAGGGCTGTGTCCCGTCACCTGGAACCCCCTCCAAGGTCCCAGCCTCCTTGGAGGAGCTCATAAGTTGGGGCATGGCCAGCCCTGTCCAATGTTCTCAGAGTGGAGGGGCTGCCCTGGGAGTTGGAGCTGCTGGAACCAGCTAGTAACTGGCTTCCAGAGGGGCCCTTGTCACAGATGATGATGATAGCAGCTTTTTATgtttatcaaacatttattaagcactgggCATAGGGTTGCAAAATTTACCAGTGTTAAAACCCACAACTCTACGATGTAGGAACTTCTGTTCTCCCATTtgagagatgaggaaacagctcaggcttaaggaacttgcccaagttcacagagCCAGAAAGTGGCTCAATCAGGAGTTAAGCCCGGGACTCAGGGTGGGGCTGAGCCCAGATGACTGGCCTCTCCCCACAGGGCTCAGGAGGTGAAAGAGAGCCCCTTTTTCCGCTCCCTGGACTGGCAGATGGTCTTCTTGCAGAAGGTAACAGTCTGTGGCAGGGACTGGGGGTGCTCTGCAGCCCCACCCCCGAGCTAATGCCCATGACCCCTGTTCTGCTGCAGTACCCTCCCCCGCTGATCCCCCCACGAGGGGAGGTGAACGCGGCCGACGCCTTCGACATTGGCTCCTTCGATGAGGAGGACACAAAAGGAATCAAGGTACTGGGCCTTGCCTGGCCTCTTGTACCTGGGCTGTGATCCTGGCCTGGGGAAGGATCCCTCTCCCTTCTTATCACCTGTGAGACCCTGTGCCAGCCCTGCCAGCTTGTAGGCCTCAGTTCCTCCTTGGCCAACTTCCCTGGGGGGTGGCAGTTGCACTGACCATCCCTACCCGGGGCCCTGGGTCTGGGCAGCCTGTAGCTGATGGTATTCCGGCATCTCTGTCCACCCATGTGCCCCTGCCCCATCCACCTGGTAAAGTTACTGGACAGTGATCAGGAGCTCTACCGCAACTTCCCCCTCACCATCTCGGAGCGGTGGCAGCAGGAGGTGGCAGAGACTGTCTTCGACACCATCAACGCTGAGACAGACCGGCTGGAGGCTCGCAAGAAAGCCAAGAACAAGCAGCTGGGCCATGAGGAAGGTGAGGGTCGCCGGCTGCTGCGGCACCAGGCCCCTGCCTGCTTAGAAGTGAGCAGCTGGCTCGGGTTTAAGGAACTCACCCTGGATCACAGCCAGAAAGTGGCGGctctgggattcaaactcaggctggggccgggcatggtggctcacgcctgtaatcccagcactttgggaggccaaggagcgcagatcacttgaggtcaggagtttgagaccagcctggccaacatggtgaaaccctgtctctaccaaaaaataccaaaaaaattagccgggcatggtggcacgcgcctgtactcccagctacccgggaggctgaggcgggaggatcgtttgaacctgggaggtggaggttgcagtgagccaagattgtgccacagccctccagcctgggcaacagagtggagaccctgtctcaaaacaacaaaaaagaaacccagGTGGGGCCGGCTGAGTCTCCTCTGTCTCTCGCCTCAGACTACGCCCTGGGCAAGGACTGCATCATGCATGGCTACATGTCCAAGATGGGCAACCCCTTCCTGACCCAGTGGCAGCGGCGGTACTTCTACCTGTTCCCCAACCGCCTCGAGTGGCGGGGCGAGGGCGAGGCCCCGGTAAGGAGCCTGTGCGGGGGTCCGGGAGCCGGGCTTCCGGGTGGCTGGCCGGCCCAGCTCTTACCTGCACCACCCATCCCTGGCCCTGCAGCAGAGCCTGCTGACCATGGAGGAGATCCAGTCGGTGGAGGAGACGCAGATCAAGGAGCGCAAGTGCCTGCTCCTCAAGATCCGCGGTGGGAAACAGTTCATTTTGCAGTGCGATGTGAGTGGGGGCTGAGCCAGGGATGGGAGGGCCGAGGGGCCAGGCCAGGCAGGCTGGGGAGAGCCCCAGCTGACAGAGCTGGGCTTGGCATGTGCAGAGCGACCCTGAGCTGGTGCAGTGGAAGAAGGAGCTGCGTGACGCCTACCGTGAGGCCCAGCAGCTGGTGCAGCGGGTGCCCAAGATGAAGAACAAGCCGCGCTCGCCCGTGGTGGAGCTGAGCAAGGTGCCGCTGGTCCAGCGCGGCAGTGCCAACGGCCTCTGACCCGCCCACCCGCCTTTTATAAACCTCTAATTTATTTTGtcgaatttttattatttgttttcccgCCAAGCGGAAAaggttttattttgtaattattgtGATTTCCtgtggccccagcctggcccagctCCCCCGGGAGGGGCCCGCTTGCCTCGGCTCCTGCTGCACCAACCCAGCCGCTGCCCGGCGCCCTCTGTCCTGACTCCAGGGGCTGCCCGCTCCCAGTGTCTTCCTGTGGGGGAAGAGCACAGCCCTCCCGCCCCTTCCCTGAGGGATGATGCCACACCAAGCTGTGCCACCCtgggctctgtgggctgcactcTGTGCCCATGGGCACTGCTGGGTGGCCCATCCTCCCTCACCAGGGGCAGGCACAGCACAGGGATCCGACTTGAATTTTCCCACTGCACCCCCTCCTGCTGCAGAGGGGCAGGCCCTGCACTGTCCTGCCCCACAGTGTTGGCGAGAGGAGGGGCCTGTTGTCTCCCTGGCCCTCAAGGCCTCCCACAGTGACTCGGGCTCCTGTGCCCTTATTCAGGAAAAGCCTCTGTGTCACTGGCTGCTTCCACTCCCACTTCCCTGACACTGCGGGGCTTGGCTGAGAGAGTGGCATTGGCAGCAGGTGCTGCTACCCTCCCTGCAGTCCCCTCTTGCCCCAACCCCCAGCACCCGGGCTCAGGGACCACAGCAAGGCACCTGCAGGTTGGGCCATACTGACCTCGCCTGGCCTGAGGTCTCGCCGATGCTGGGCTGGGTGCGACCCCATCTGCCCAGGACGGGGCCGGCCAGGTGGGCGGGCAGCACAGCAAGGAGGCTGGCTGGGGCCTATCAGTGTGCCCCCCATCCTGGCCCATCAGTGTACCCCCGCCCAGGCTGGCCAGCCCCACAGCCCACGTCCTGTCAGTGCCGCCGCCTCGCCCACCGCATGCCCCCTCGTGCCAGTCGCGCTGCCTGTGTGGTGTCGCGCCTTCTCCCCCCTGGGGCTGTGTTGGCGCACCCTCCCCTCCCGTCTACTCATTCCCTGGGGCATTTCTTTGCCGATTTTTGAATGTGATTTTAAAGAGTGAAAAATGAGACTATGCGTTTTTATAAAAAATGGTGCCTGATTCGGCTGTCTCATACTCTTTTTGTACCTGGTGACCCCTTTTCAGCTTCTGCTGGGCTGGGGCCTGATGGGGAGGGTCTCGGTGGTACCAGGTCTCCTCCACCGCCATGGCTTCCAAGGTGGTCTGCTCGGGCCCAGGCCATCTTCCAGGTGGGGTGAGGCAGTGGGTCCCACTTCCTCTCCTACCCCTCCCAGCTGACAGTCCTCTCCACCTAGTGGCTGTCCAGTGCCCATTCCTCACCTTTTCCCGGGGAGGAGAGAGCAGCTTCTGCCACTTCCCAGGTAAGCAGGAGGAGGTGCCAACAGTGTTAGGCCTGGCGCAGTGTCTGGGCTGACTGGGACCGTCTCAGGCCCACAGAACACCCCTGCACAGCAGGCACCAAGCTGAGGCCCCTCCCCAGAAACAGTCACAAGGCACCTCTTCCCTCTAGGTCACACCGCAGCCTCTGGGCCCTTGGCcatctctggcttcagcctcctctCTGGCCTCACTGCACAGCCCTAGTAGGGGTCCCTGAGGCCTGAGGGGAACCCCAGCACTAGGCCTCTCCTCTACCCAGAGGCTTCTGGTCAACTTCCCTTTCCCCATGTCCCTGCCCTAGCCCCTGGGGTGACTAAACAGATACATGTTGCTGCCCACTCCACACAGGGCTTTGCTGGGCATGGCTGGGGCCCATGGCCAAAGCACAGCATGCCAGGCAGAGAAGGGAGGCAGGCAGCTGGGCAGGGTACTCAGGGCTGAATACAAGAGTCAGGGGCAATGGCCTTTGAGCCAGGCCTCCAGCATTGgtgtgggaaggagggaggacatTTCTGAGGCAGGGAAGAGCCAGGGACTCATGAGTGGCCCAGGCTGGCCGGAGGACTATAGGAAGGAGCCATGCCTGGAGGCACTGAATGCCAGGCTTAACCTATGCCAGAGCCAGGTGTGTGCTCAGGGCCTGCAGAATGAAGATACAAACGACATGGAGTCCAGACCTGCCATGCTCAGCGAGCCCTTGAAGGTGCGGAACAGGGCTGAGAGTGGTGAGAGCTGGCTCTAAAGTGATTGCCTGGTTACTGAGTGCAGGATGTGGGGAGGGAGGTgaaggacaggaggcagggagacAAACCTCCGCAGTGGGAGAGGAAGAGATGAAAAGAAGCCAGACGGGAAGAACGTGGTCCAGCAGAAACAGGCTGGACTTGGGGCTGAGTGAGGCGGGAGTCTGGGGAAGAGGGTAGGTGTGGTTGGGTTGGCTTCGGACATACTGATGGGATAGCATGGGATCCCTGGGCACAGAGATGTCCTGGAGTAAGCTGAAATGTGGACCTGGGGGTGGCATCAGGGTGATAATGGGAACGGACAGGCTCTCTCCCAGGGATGTGGGGGtcagggagagaaaggaggccGTGGAAGAGGGTTGAGAAGGCACTGTCATGGAATTAAGTGCCAGTGGGGAGCTGTGTTCAAGATGGCAGAAATCAGGAGAGGCTGGAACCAAGAAAGTCCTGTCGGGGTTGAGTTTGGAGAGGGCTCAGGGAAGGGACCGCCTCTGAGAAAAGGGGTGGCCAGGGAGGGCTGCAGCAGTGGTGAGCAGGTGAGCTCTGGGCATTCAGAAGCCTTCGGGCTGCTACCAACCCCAGGACCTCACAGACTGACACCATAGCGTGGGGTGGCAAAGTGACCCCAGATGGCACAGGCGCCATGTGACTACAGGGAGAAGGCAGGGTAAAAATGGCAATCAGGCCTTCCAGCCCAGAGTCTCAGAACTGAGGACGCCCTACAGCAGGAAGTGATGCTCAAGCTAGCTGGCCCTCCTCAATCATGTTCCACGTAGGGAAAGGGAGAGTAGAGGGTCAGCCTTGGCCACCTAGCAAAACCAGGGCCCCAGACACCAGGCTGGGCCTCCAGTAATCAAGGGCCGGAACTGAGCTGACGGAGGCCTGCACCCTAGTTCCGGTGTGGGTGGAGGGGCCGGCCCTGATTTCGAAACTCGCCTTCCTCTCCTGACGCTGGCAGCCAAGCGCAGCCTCTGCAAAAGGGACTCGTGCGGCGGGCGAAGGCAGCCGTTCGCCGCGGGCGGTCCTCCGCCGGGACGGCTCTGCCGCTGCCTGGGCCTGCGCCCCTCTCTCCCCGAACTCCTATCCCTGACTTCAGGGCCCCGGGGGCCGCCTCCCCGCATCGGTGGGCCTGCAGACACCGGCCAGGTCCCAGGGGAAGGTGCTTCCCGCTCAGCCGGCAAGCACTTAGTGGCGTCTGCTCGTTGCTCGTCTCCAGGCCGGGTGCTCGCTCGGTGATGCGAGGGGAGCCGGGGCGCCCCACTTCACCCGCACACCCCAGCAGAGTCGGTGACCGCGGGACCTGGGGTAGGAAGACCGGGGCGAGCGAGGGGATCCGCGGGGGAAACGCAGGCATCACGGCTGCAGCAGGACCGCGGCCCGCCGCGCACGCCCGTGCACTACCGAGGGGCCCAGTGTCCGCCCCCTCCGGCCCCGCCTTCCTCTTCCGGAACCGGCTCCGGGGGTCTGCGCAGGGCTCGGGGCGCCTCCTGCGGGCCGCGGGCGGAGCTGTAACCGGGCACCGCCCTCCAGGCCGCCCCAGCGGACCCGGGCCCGACCGAGGTCGGGGCGCAGACCCAAGGCCGGGCATCTCCTCGGGCGCTCGCGGTTGCTCTGCCGCGCGCTGGCCTGGCCGCGGTTGCCATGGTTGCGGGGGGACGGGGGCGCGCGCGAagccccgccccggcccggcGCAGCCCCGCCCGCTCCGCCGCCCGCCCCGCCCTCCCTGCTGCCCGCGgggtcgccgccgccgccgccgccgccgccgccgctacTGCTGCGGGGGCCGCGGGGGGCGCAGCTGGGGCGCGGCTCGGAGGGGAGGCTAGGGGGCCGTGCCAGGCCCGAAGCCGAGGCGGGGCCGGGATGCGGCGCTGAGGCCCAGCATGGCCGGCCCGGGCCCCACCTTCCCGCTGCACCGGCTCGTCTGGGCGAACCGGCAT
Coding sequences within it:
- the GRK2 gene encoding beta-adrenergic receptor kinase 1, which translates into the protein MADLEAVLADVSYLMAMEKSKATPAARASKKILLPEPSIRSVMQKYLEDRGEVTFEKIFSQKLGYLLFRDFCLNHLEEARPLVEFYEEIKKYEKLETEEERVARSREIFDSYIMKELLACSHPFSKSATEHVQGHLGKKQVPPDLFQPYIEEICQNLRGDVFQKFIESDKFTRFCQWKNVELNIHLTMNDFSVHRIIGRGGFGEVYGCRKADTGKMYAMKCLDKKRIKMKQGETLALNERIMLSLVSTGDCPFIVCMSYAFHTPDKLSFILDLMNGGDLHYHLSQHGVFSEADMRFYAAEIILGLEHMHNRFVVYRDLKPANILLDEHGHVRISDLGLACDFSKKKPHASVGTHGYMAPEVLQKGVAYDSSADWFSLGCMLFKLLRGHSPFRQHKTKDKHEIDRMTLTMAVELPDSFSPELRSLLEGLLQRDVNRRLGCLGRGAQEVKESPFFRSLDWQMVFLQKYPPPLIPPRGEVNAADAFDIGSFDEEDTKGIKLLDSDQELYRNFPLTISERWQQEVAETVFDTINAETDRLEARKKAKNKQLGHEEDYALGKDCIMHGYMSKMGNPFLTQWQRRYFYLFPNRLEWRGEGEAPQSLLTMEEIQSVEETQIKERKCLLLKIRGGKQFILQCDSDPELVQWKKELRDAYREAQQLVQRVPKMKNKPRSPVVELSKVPLVQRGSANGL